In Cryptomeria japonica chromosome 10, Sugi_1.0, whole genome shotgun sequence, a genomic segment contains:
- the LOC131044273 gene encoding uncharacterized protein LOC131044273: MANFWTDSWEGRLVLLDRQDIENIKQVTRIQWGEKVGDFLLKSRVQGVDMCEWKDVENLPLPTNQKELLKGIMQEYTPMLSTKEDTMRWCGSKSGQYSVKIGYIILDKLEERKEWPTKLMWSSPILPKVGVFTWLTLKKRILTGERLRRLGFLGSFRCIMCKKAEESLDHLLLQCEEAQTVWSFL; the protein is encoded by the coding sequence ATGGCCAATTTCTGGACAGATTCATGGGAAGGAAGACTAGTTCTTTTAGATAGACAAGATATTGAGAATATTAAACAAGTTACTAGAATCCAGTGGGGAGAAAAGGTAGGAGATTTTCTCTTGAAAAGCAGGGTCCAGGGGGTAGATATGTGTGAATGGAAAGATGTAGAAAATCTGCCATTACCAACAAATCAAAAAGAGTTGTTAAAGGGGATCATGCAGGAGTACACCCCTATGCTGTCTACAAAGGAAGACACTATGAGATGGTGTGGATCAAAATCAGGGCAGTACTCGGTGAAGATTGGTTACATCATTCTTGACAAATTGGAAGAAAGAAAGGAATGGCCAACAAAACTTATGTGGAGCTCCCCAATTCTACCAAAAGTAGGAGTCTTCACATGGCTGACTCTGAAAAAGCGCATCCTGACAGGGGAAAGACTACGCAGACTAGGCTTCTTGGGCTCGTTTAGATGCATAATGTGCAAGAAGGCAGAGGAATCCCTGGATCACTTGCTTCTACAGTGTGAGGAAGCGCAAACGGTTTGGAGCTTCCTTTAA